The DNA sequence CTCGCAGCGACTGGACAATTTTGGGCTGATTGAGCGCTTGCTGACTGTCACTCGGGTCATTCCAGATGTAGCCGTGCAGAGCTGAATCTGGGCTCGCTGTACAGCCCTTTTCTATGCCATCGCTCTCGTCCTCAGAGCGGATTTCGAcgtaatcatcatcatcgtcgccGTTGTCTTTGAAATTGGCCAGGTAGTTCTGTGTGGCGCTGATTGCATTCAGATTTGACTGTCTGTTCAGTACCAGCACTTGCTGAGAGTCCCTTAGTGTGAGGTCACATGACTGGGAAAGGTCCGAGGTCGTTTGGGCAGGACACTCAGGAAGGCTGTGCTGCCGAGGTCCGAGGCCACGTCCTGCAATCGCAGCCCCCTCTGGATGACTGGTGTGTCCCAGATTACCCATACTCCCGccgttctctttctcttgctgcTCAGCCAACGAGGATGAGGACTGACAGCGGGTATAGGGCGGAGTTTTAAAACTACGCTGCCCCAGTGTGCTGTAAATGTGTTCAGAGTCGTCTTTGCTGGCCGGAGTCACACAGGCACTCCAGCGCTGATTGGACGGAGTGCTTGGAGGTGGCGGAAGGTTCTTAAAGGCAGGGATGGACATTGCAGGGGACAACTTTCTCTGAGGGGTCGAAGAGCGCCCTCCGACTTCATCAGGCCAGGACACAAAGCCAGCAAGTTCGCCATTGCTGTAGGTGCAGTTCAACCAGTCAGTCTCTGGGAAGGCACTCTCAGGCAGGGATGGGGAGGAAGCCAAGCCTGAGCGTGAGGAAAATGGGTGAGGTCCTGACACGCTGACTGAAGATTTCAGCACTGGAGGAGTAGTAGGAGGCTCCTTAAACATCACATGCTCATATAACTGGGAATACTCAGCTATCCTTGCTCCTGGaagattagagagagagagagagagagagagagagagagagaacagattcAGGGAAAAACAGATACTATAAGCCACTGAAGTAAGTGACAAACTAAAATTGAAGCTtttattctagtttattcttaCTGCTTGATCTGTGGGTTAATCAAGACCATGGGACATAAAAAGTAACTATACAAGCACACAGGGAGAATAATACCCAAAGAATACCCAAAGACATCCTGATAGCTCACCTATAGCTGCTCCGCCTTGCTTCTTCTCTTCCAGAATGGCGGCTAAATCTTTCGCCTTGTTGGTCCTGAGTCTTGCGCAGCTGGGCTCGTGGTCCATGCTCTTCATCTTCAACAGCTGATTAGCCTTTTTGATCTTCTGGCTGTACTGTCTGGCCATGAGGAAAACTCTGTTTCTACCTTTCTCCCCTAGATCCAGCAGCTGGTCTCCAGCATCTGCACCCAGGAGAAGACCAGAGGATGCCAAAGGAAGTAATGAAGGGTCCAGACCACTAAATAGTGCTTGTAGCTCGGGGTCTTTCTGTGTAGGAGGGTCCTCATCATCCATGCGGAAGCTTCCACTGCTAAGCCTGGCTAGTTTGTTCCGGATGCTCTTGACTGTGCCGGGTGGGGGTTCAGGGCTGGAGACTTGGATTTCGGGAATAGGACTGGAGAATTGGACTTGGGGTATAGGGCTTGAGACTTGGGGGGAAGGGCTTGAGACTTGGGGGGAAGGGCTTGAGACTTGACTGACATTGCTGGAGACTTGGACTTGGGGAATAGGGCTTGAGACTTGGCTGACAGGGCTTGAGACCTGGGGGAAAGGGCTTGAGACTTGGACTTGTGGAACAGGGCTCGAGACTTGGGGGAAAGGGCTTGAGACCTGGCTGACAGGGCTGGAGACTTGGACTTGTGGAACTGAGGTGGAGACTTGGGAAGCAGGGTTGGAGACTTGGGGAGCAGTGGTGGAGACCTGGGGAGCAGGGGTGGAGACCTGGGGAGCAGGGGTGGAGACCTGGGGAGCAGTGGTGGGGACCTGGGGAGCAGTGGTGGGGACCTGGGGAGCAGTAGTGGGGACCTGGGGAGCAGTGGTGGGGACCTGGGCAGCAGTGGTGGGGACCTGGGCAGCAGTGGTGGAGACCTGGGCAGCAGTGGTGGGGACCTGGGCAGCAGGGACCTGGGGAGCAGTAGTGGGGACCTGGGGAGCAGTGGTGGGGACCTGGGGAGCAGTGGTGGGGACCTGGGCAGCAGTGGTGGGGACCTGGGGAGCAGTGGTGGGGACCTGGGGAATAGAAGGTGTAGAAGGAGGTGTAGATGGAGGGGATTCAGGCTCATCTATCTCAAACGTAGGCTCTCGCACAAGTTTGGGAACGCTGAGCACTGGGAATTTGAAAGTTGGAATAGGGTGGAAGGCTGGAGAACAGGGTGACGATGCGCTTTTCTTCACCTTCTTAGCACCATCTGTTTTGACATGAGAGTCACTAGTTTTGCGTCCAGAATTACATTTTTTGCTGGGAGATTGATGCGATTTTCGTGTCTTGTCTTGGGAGTCTTGTGATTTTGGCTGAGATTTGACAGCCTTTGTTGGAGAGCTGTGTAATTTGTCTGAAGAACTTTCAATTTTACCTTGAGAATCACACATCTTACGTGGTGATTCTGGTCTATTGACAGGAAATGCAGCAGGAAGCTTGTCTGCTTTCTTCTCATTATTCCGGATGTAGTTTTCCAGATCATTCCATATCTCGTCAACTTGCTCCGACATGTGATCAGCTACAGACTGCTTGGAAGGTTTATCCAAAGTTAATGGTATGTCCATATCTGTAACTGAAACAGTGGGAATCTCAGGAAGGGGTCGATTTGCTACTTTGCTGTAATCCAGATTTGGTCTTTCATCAAAAACAACGGTTCCTATGTTCTGGATAACTGTCACGTCCGTCTTGGGTGATTGCGCATTATCCTGTTTGGCTGCTTGTTCAGTTCCTCTTCCTGCCTCAGTGACAGGAGGTGGCAATTCACGGAACACAATGGTATCATAGacattttcctcttcctctggtGTCTGCACATAGGAAGATTCAAATGGTGCCCCCTCCTGGCCTGAGGACCTGTTGCTTTCAGATGAGCTCTCCATTTCAACTGGAGAAACTAAGATTTGTGGAGGTACAACTGGTTTCATCTCTGAAGAGGACGGGTTAACCTCCGGATCCTTCCGAATCAGTCCCATGGCCTGCAGTTCTTCATAGCTAATATTATCGTAAACATTCTCAATATCGTCAATCGTTAGCTGTTCCGCTGAGGAAGATCCGGATATCTCGTTACTCGATGACTCTGTATTATCGTGTACTTCCTCTTTCAGGACAGCTCTCTTTGTAGGACTTTGTCGCTCACTTTGTTGCTCTCCAACACTACTTGCCCTGCGTAACACTTTACCCCTGTTGGCCGGGAGGTCTAACTGCACCGACTGTGTCTGTTCCACATGCCAGCTGCACGGTCGTCCAGGACGATCGTCAATTGTGTCATGATCGCTTTCTGCATCGTGCCCACTTGTATCGTTCTCAGTGGGCACAAACATCTGATAAATGTCTTCATCGTCATCGATTTGGACAGTCTTTTGACGAGTAGGGAACATGGCTCGACGCACTCTGTGGTCTGCCCATATGTTTGGAACAGAACGTCCACTGCTTGTGCCCAGCAACTGGGAAAAGTGATCATCAGCCCGTGTTTCAGGAGGACAGGTCACCCGTAAAATGGGTGTGTGCACTGTCTCTTTCTGCAGAGACTCTTTGGCCGTCTGGGAAAGAAGAACCAgagattaatgtttttattaattatgaatttaaatttttttgtgtggTTCTTGGTTGTGTTTATCTCACCTGTAGATCAATATGGTCAAGGCTGTGGTTCTTCCAATGGTCGATGCTGTCCACCGACACCTGGGCGTTCAGCCTTTTCCTGCTATTCTTTCCAGGTACACGTAGCTTACCTCCAGAGCTCTAAGCATCCACAAGATTTTGCACAAGATTAGGGCTGGATTTCCAGTAAAAACCCCCAAAATgggtaaaacaaaaacagatatcAAAGCTATTGATCATACTGCAACAatcacaacatttttaaaattagcatGTTACTTTTGGGACAATTGGTCGGTCCAGATCACTTAGGGGGCAAATTATAAACAAGCcatatttactgtttatttttaaaagattaaggCTACACATAATCCACCTGTTTTGAGGGTTGAAGATTACAGGTCGAAGTAGGACTCACCAATCCActgtcatcttcatcatcagcatcCTGTGGATGTAACCCCTCATCTATGTCACTGTGGTCGCCATGGTCACCAGGGTCCAGTGACTCCTGTGATTGGCTAACAAGACTGCGGGATCGACCAATGGTGCCCAAGTGGACTACAGGAGACAGAAGGGTTGCGCCAAAACTGCTTCTCTGTAAGGGATCCAGAAAACAAAAGATAATAAATCACACTCCTTGCTTCTAtttgataattttattatactttttgcCAAAAGCTTgagttttatcattttatacatgtttcaaaaaagagaaaagggaacATACCTTCTGAATATCTGGACTGgatactgttaaaaaaaattagaaaatagaATTCACTCAATAAACATGTCAGATGCCAAGATACCATAAGctttacagttttcacatttgGAGTCCTACTTActtgcatgtttgtttttgagcAGTTTGGACAAGGGTTCTGGGAAAAGAGGCAAAGGATAAAAGTTATTTAGACTAAATTCATAATGGAAAGAAAGCTGGTTATTCAACTTCCTGTGAATCATACCTGTCTTCCTGCGTGCTCTTCTGGGGGAAGGACCTTCTTTAAGGTTGATTCTGTTCTGGCCCTCAGGGCTACACTGGTCTACAGGGATTGAAGATGAACAAACgttacactacaaaaaaaaatacatccatccatctgtccaaccatccatccgtccaaccatccatccaaccGAACATCCAATTGAACAGATGAACCCCAATGGAAGGTTAGTTTTGTGATGTTTGTCTATAGCACTGGTGCTAGAAAACTAATGATGCAGGAACAACTGCAGAATTATTACAATAGTAGGAATAGTCAAGGTTATACTTACGCACATCCATGTCCAGAATGGCCTGCTTGGCCTGCAAAAAGAAATAACATCCGGTTACTTTTAATTTCTTCCCATTTACAGGGTCAAAGTGATTCACTGTTAAAAATACTCATCGGTCTAATGCTAAGATTAGTCTGTAGCCTGGAAACTAGCCCCTGTGATGCGGTTTTGAGGGCatgatgtacttttttttttttttagttttagagGACATCGTTTACGTCAGGGGACAAATTCATTTAGAAGAGCTTCTTTTGAAGCCCTAAATTTATTTCAGGAATCAGGTCACATCAACTGGGTGAGCAGTGAGAAGTGAAAAGCTCTGCACTAAAACTATGTTAATGACACCTTTGCCCAAATTCTCAACAATTACAGTAAAGTTCTGAACTGAAgactggaaggttgtgagtttaaatcccagggCTGCCTGAGAGCCCCTGACCTTGAACAAGGTCTTAACTGCTCAACTCTTGGCTTGGATTTAGTTCTACTTTCAATTACCAGATACAAGGCAAAaagtctctctctttatattgtttaatatatttatatatctgcaAAAGTGGTACATTAAAAGTGTTGTTACATCAGTAGCCCCAAACAAGTTATTTATGTAACCATATTAACAActtggtaaaaataaaaaagtacaattaTATTGTTCTTGTACTTAAGTCTTGACTTTTACTTACTTTTAGCACAAATCTCTTTCCTTTCTACTccctacattttcaaacattactACGTTTCACAACAATTGCATATTTGTAAAATCATAAGGTACATTTTTAGCACCAGGCAGCTTCAAGAAGCTGATCTGTGATCTATCTGCTGCTGCGTACACTTAGTGTTTATCACGGCAGTTTGTATTTGTTTGGTGAGAGCTAGCTATTAATATTGAGCTAATGTGTAAGGACagagttattatcatgctagtTTTTTATTATCgtgctaacatttgagagattagtaATAAAGCTGTTATTAGCTAGCGCAAGCAAATGTCATCCTACGTTCCTTGGTTCCTTGGTGAAAGTGGCACTAATTTACCATCGGGAACTAAAATCTTGTACTTTTCTTTCAtactttaaattaattttaaaagtttatacactcctgggcaaaaaaaaaacaaaaaaacaggccaacaggccaaaaaaaatggcaaaaatattaagcttttaatggtcttaagaacaaatcattggtcaggaaatgagcaggaatgaaacagatgcactcctgagagctcctgtgcctccatttgctggtttccttttgctgtttggggaaaagctagaaacggggacattcacttctatagtcttattacaactaatcttttaagaacaaaaaaaatcccagaagataattttggaaaactttgtacacccagacgtgttagtttgaattttacatcaaacattttaatcattatcatgattttacctttgcgtacaagaagactatagaagtgattttccctgtttctagcttatttgccattttgtgcttgtcccatttttttgcccaggagtgtagttTATTGCTCTAAACTGACACCACTCATGAGCACAAACCGTTTTAGAGAAAGCTCGTTCTGAAGCTAAAGTTCCTGGTTGGTGGCATTGTGGCTAATATTAGCTTCATAAGTTTGGATCTCGAGATGATATGGTACCAGGATGGACAAAACAAAATACGTGAATGTTTTGTGCGAGTGTTTTGTTACGTGTCCTGACCTTGGCTGGGATTTTTGCCGGATGGTTCTCGAGAATGAGCCTCTTCAGGTGCTGGATCCACGTTCGCTTGTCCTGCTGGGACTTGGCCTACAAACGGAAGATAAACAGCGTTTACGTGAACCTTcaggatttatatttatattgcacATGTACAGTACGTAACATAAAAAGTGACCGTActctatatattatatttatatgctgACATACAGAGAATGCACAAAGAAATTCAGTGCTAAGAcaacataaaattatttttaaaaatatcaataaaggtttaattaattagtaattgtaatttatgtaaaattatgtaaaatcacatttaaattttacataatttatgtaatacaatatttaaattatttactttaagtaaatgaataattaaattgGTTAGGATTTTAATACTTAAAAAGTAAAGTGAATGCATTTtactttataattaattttaaattaattttaagcACGTCAATTTTAGTTTCTGCGACATAAACTTGAGTAAATTTATAAACTGGGACTTGTAATATGACTAACACTCAATTACTTTAGATCTGGAAATTAGGTCACTTTTACGAATctaattaagattttttttttttaatgtgattcacaaaattaatgaaaatgaatcactGACTTTTGACCAAAAAATAACACCATACGAAATGGCCtgaaaatacaacacacacccaGCAAGTCAACCAAAACCAGATGTTTGTTACAAACttgtaatattatttaataataaatattaattaatgacaGAAATTGAAAGCCATGCTCATATATCAGTTTTCTAACGTGACAgatttcacactcacactgatgTTTTTAAGCTGTCAAGTTCAGACCTGCAGGTCCGCTGTAACAGAGCTGACCTCAGGGTGGgtttatacacacacgcacacacacacacacacgcacacacacacacgcacacacacacacgcacacacacacacgcacacacacgcacacactggaATGTCGTGCCTGAGGGAGGTGTTTTGATGGATGGATCGGAGCCCTGAACTTTGGCCCAGTAACACCACACCCTGTACACAGGAGCCCCAAcatgcctgtctgtgtgtgtgtgtgtgtgtgtgtgtgtgtgtgtgtgtgtgtgtgtgtacctgcactGTGTGCTGCAGTTTGGGGTTTTTATAGTGGAACACACTGAAGCTCAGCGGCTCCTTAGGAATGACCTCGACCAGCATCAGATTACAGCACTGCAGAGAGACGGAAATAAGTGCGACAGTTACAATCATTCAAGATCTATATGTAGAATAtatttaagagtgtgtgtgtgtgtgtgtgtgtgtgtgtgtgtgtgtgtgtgttaccagtATGTGTGCCTTGTAGGCGTAGGTCTCTTCTCGTTTCTTGGTGATGAGGAGGAGTTTGTCAAAGAGGAAGAACGTTCTCTCGTTCTTCACTCTCTGGACCCGGAACGTTCCCTCCAAAACCAGCTCACCGTAACCGATCAGATCAGGACCCTGCCAGTTCGTCAACAAACTCTGGATCtcctgatggagagagagagagagatagagagagacagagagagagaggcagatagagagagggagaaagagaaagagaaagagagagagagacagaggtagagacagatagagagggagagagagagagagagagagagagagagagagagaaagagagacagatagagagagagagagagacagagagagagagagagagacagagacagacaaatagagagggagagagagagagagagagagacagacagagagagagaggtgtcaactgttaccacaaatttcacatccccaagtgttttattccttttatagcacagcaatttgccaataagtacatttttttatttactaataaattacaatacaataaattacatacttttttttatccatttacagttacatttaatattgtagaaCGTCACTGAAGCAAGTTCCTGTTTTCgcttgttatagcagctataaacagtcgttccctcaccagcctctcttttctctctctcttgaagttattaagaccaaaaaaacacagcttgtgtgtgtgtgtgtgtgtgtgtgtgtgtgtgtctgtgtgtgtgtgtgtgtgtgtgtgtgtgtgtgttacctgcagtcGGACGGTGTTCTCGTGCTTCCTCTTCATGTCGTTGATGTGCCAGGCGACTCTCTGCATGGTGTCGATCGCCTCCTGAACCACGGCATGTCTCTCCGAGTCCTTCTCCAGGTGCGTGGCgatctcctacacacacacacacacacacacacacacacactcttaataGGACTGAATTCAACAAACACATTTAGCTAATTAGCATTTGGCGGTTAAATGCTTTATAAAGACAGAATGAAActggaaatgagacagaaccATTAGGAATagcaacattttcctcagatgtgttgttaAATTATAAGAAAAGAGCGCATTACGTAAAACGTAGCGTCAACCGCTAACCAAATTCCGTACCATCTGCCATTTTAAGAAACGTTAGAACATTGCGTCATGACTCATGAACTCACagatcatatattttttaatatttgaaaatttGGGTAACTCTTACCTAAAGCTAGTCAGTGGTAAAACAAAATAGCTAGCTGTCTAATAGCTAGGTAAAATAAGGGATTAAAATGAGTCTGGTGGTTAGCGTTACACCAACGGGTCATCACAGGACTGGAAAAGATAAATAGCGAAATAGCGAAACTACACTGCTAGTTAGCTactatcattaaaaaataaattataatataaatgaaagGTTCAAGAGTCTTTTTGTAAGAAAGACGTCAGAGAATAGatcaataaaacactgaattaagtgtgtatgtgtttgtgtgattatgtgtgtgtttgtgtgtatatgtgtgtgtttatgcgtgtgtgtgtttatgcctgtgtgtatatatatatatatatgt is a window from the Pangasianodon hypophthalmus isolate fPanHyp1 chromosome 16, fPanHyp1.pri, whole genome shotgun sequence genome containing:
- the LOC113530539 gene encoding pleckstrin homology domain-containing family G member 1 isoform X2, with the translated sequence MDSAQCNDRPVSYTSTSSSASSSRDSHCSAVLGSAPERDRDSGAIRLELVPARQLEEAEPPAPTSQDEERKVAYVDHVVQEILETERTYVQDLQSIVQDYLECISNQARPMLGLEDRNSLFGNIREIYCFNRDLLHDLEKCNADPVAIAQCFVAKSEEFHIYTQYCTNYPRSVAVLSDCMRNKAVAKFLRERQECAKHSLPLGSFLLKPVQRILKYHLLLHEIATHLEKDSERHAVVQEAIDTMQRVAWHINDMKRKHENTVRLQEIQSLLTNWQGPDLIGYGELVLEGTFRVQRVKNERTFFLFDKLLLITKKREETYAYKAHILCCNLMLVEVIPKEPLSFSVFHYKNPKLQHTVQAKSQQDKRTWIQHLKRLILENHPAKIPAKAKQAILDMDVHQCSPEGQNRINLKEGPSPRRARRKTEPLSKLLKNKHAISSPDIQKRSSFGATLLSPVVHLGTIGRSRSLVSQSQESLDPGDHGDHSDIDEGLHPQDADDEDDSGLSSGGKLRVPGKNSRKRLNAQVSVDSIDHWKNHSLDHIDLQTAKESLQKETVHTPILRVTCPPETRADDHFSQLLGTSSGRSVPNIWADHRVRRAMFPTRQKTVQIDDDEDIYQMFVPTENDTSGHDAESDHDTIDDRPGRPCSWHVEQTQSVQLDLPANRGKVLRRASSVGEQQSERQSPTKRAVLKEEVHDNTESSSNEISGSSSAEQLTIDDIENVYDNISYEELQAMGLIRKDPEVNPSSSEMKPVVPPQILVSPVEMESSSESNRSSGQEGAPFESSYVQTPEEEENVYDTIVFRELPPPVTEAGRGTEQAAKQDNAQSPKTDVTVIQNIGTVVFDERPNLDYSKVANRPLPEIPTVSVTDMDIPLTLDKPSKQSVADHMSEQVDEIWNDLENYIRNNEKKADKLPAAFPVNRPESPRKMCDSQGKIESSSDKLHSSPTKAVKSQPKSQDSQDKTRKSHQSPSKKCNSGRKTSDSHVKTDGAKKVKKSASSPCSPAFHPIPTFKFPVLSVPKLVREPTFEIDEPESPPSTPPSTPSIPQVPTTAPQVPTTAAQVPTTAPQVPTTAPQVPTTAPQVPAAQVPTTAAQVSTTAAQVPTTAAQVPTTAPQVPTTAPQVPTTAPQVPTTAPQVSTPAPQVSTPAPQVSTTAPQVSNPASQVSTSVPQVQVSSPVSQVSSPFPQVSSPVPQVQVSSPFPQVSSPVSQVSSPIPQVQVSSNVSQVSSPSPQVSSPSPQVSSPIPQVQFSSPIPEIQVSSPEPPPGTVKSIRNKLARLSSGSFRMDDEDPPTQKDPELQALFSGLDPSLLPLASSGLLLGADAGDQLLDLGEKGRNRVFLMARQYSQKIKKANQLLKMKSMDHEPSCARLRTNKAKDLAAILEEKKQGGAAIGARIAEYSQLYEHVMFKEPPTTPPVLKSSVSVSGPHPFSSRSGLASSPSLPESAFPETDWLNCTYSNGELAGFVSWPDEVGGRSSTPQRKLSPAMSIPAFKNLPPPPSTPSNQRWSACVTPASKDDSEHIYSTLGQRSFKTPPYTRCQSSSSLAEQQEKENGGSMGNLGHTSHPEGAAIAGRGLGPRQHSLPECPAQTTSDLSQSCDLTLRDSQQVLVLNRQSNLNAISATQNYLANFKDNGDDDDDYVEIRSEDESDGIEKGCTASPDSALHGYIWNDPSDSQQALNQPKIVQSLREKFQCLGSSSFA
- the LOC113530539 gene encoding pleckstrin homology domain-containing family G member 1 isoform X1, with the protein product MPTEEFLFSPDVLPPLPEVPVLEGAVLSRGAFRNPALSHCSSHSMDSAQCNDRPVSYTSTSSSASSSRDSHCSAVLGSAPERDRDSGAIRLELVPARQLEEAEPPAPTSQDEERKVAYVDHVVQEILETERTYVQDLQSIVQDYLECISNQARPMLGLEDRNSLFGNIREIYCFNRDLLHDLEKCNADPVAIAQCFVAKSEEFHIYTQYCTNYPRSVAVLSDCMRNKAVAKFLRERQECAKHSLPLGSFLLKPVQRILKYHLLLHEIATHLEKDSERHAVVQEAIDTMQRVAWHINDMKRKHENTVRLQEIQSLLTNWQGPDLIGYGELVLEGTFRVQRVKNERTFFLFDKLLLITKKREETYAYKAHILCCNLMLVEVIPKEPLSFSVFHYKNPKLQHTVQAKSQQDKRTWIQHLKRLILENHPAKIPAKAKQAILDMDVHQCSPEGQNRINLKEGPSPRRARRKTEPLSKLLKNKHAISSPDIQKRSSFGATLLSPVVHLGTIGRSRSLVSQSQESLDPGDHGDHSDIDEGLHPQDADDEDDSGLSSGGKLRVPGKNSRKRLNAQVSVDSIDHWKNHSLDHIDLQTAKESLQKETVHTPILRVTCPPETRADDHFSQLLGTSSGRSVPNIWADHRVRRAMFPTRQKTVQIDDDEDIYQMFVPTENDTSGHDAESDHDTIDDRPGRPCSWHVEQTQSVQLDLPANRGKVLRRASSVGEQQSERQSPTKRAVLKEEVHDNTESSSNEISGSSSAEQLTIDDIENVYDNISYEELQAMGLIRKDPEVNPSSSEMKPVVPPQILVSPVEMESSSESNRSSGQEGAPFESSYVQTPEEEENVYDTIVFRELPPPVTEAGRGTEQAAKQDNAQSPKTDVTVIQNIGTVVFDERPNLDYSKVANRPLPEIPTVSVTDMDIPLTLDKPSKQSVADHMSEQVDEIWNDLENYIRNNEKKADKLPAAFPVNRPESPRKMCDSQGKIESSSDKLHSSPTKAVKSQPKSQDSQDKTRKSHQSPSKKCNSGRKTSDSHVKTDGAKKVKKSASSPCSPAFHPIPTFKFPVLSVPKLVREPTFEIDEPESPPSTPPSTPSIPQVPTTAPQVPTTAAQVPTTAPQVPTTAPQVPTTAPQVPAAQVPTTAAQVSTTAAQVPTTAAQVPTTAPQVPTTAPQVPTTAPQVPTTAPQVSTPAPQVSTPAPQVSTTAPQVSNPASQVSTSVPQVQVSSPVSQVSSPFPQVSSPVPQVQVSSPFPQVSSPVSQVSSPIPQVQVSSNVSQVSSPSPQVSSPSPQVSSPIPQVQFSSPIPEIQVSSPEPPPGTVKSIRNKLARLSSGSFRMDDEDPPTQKDPELQALFSGLDPSLLPLASSGLLLGADAGDQLLDLGEKGRNRVFLMARQYSQKIKKANQLLKMKSMDHEPSCARLRTNKAKDLAAILEEKKQGGAAIGARIAEYSQLYEHVMFKEPPTTPPVLKSSVSVSGPHPFSSRSGLASSPSLPESAFPETDWLNCTYSNGELAGFVSWPDEVGGRSSTPQRKLSPAMSIPAFKNLPPPPSTPSNQRWSACVTPASKDDSEHIYSTLGQRSFKTPPYTRCQSSSSLAEQQEKENGGSMGNLGHTSHPEGAAIAGRGLGPRQHSLPECPAQTTSDLSQSCDLTLRDSQQVLVLNRQSNLNAISATQNYLANFKDNGDDDDDYVEIRSEDESDGIEKGCTASPDSALHGYIWNDPSDSQQALNQPKIVQSLREKFQCLGSSSFA